A part of Paenarthrobacter sp. A20 genomic DNA contains:
- a CDS encoding phospholipase D family protein has product MLDATNRQALTQQLRPPSGFRLLHAVGTTFTLDMTSALSVPLSFVAGNGEDYTNSVAVLSVLRKVSDRVDIFCQAGHIQAPKDASDLLAMLEPMVHQVSVKRGLFHPKVWVLEFERGTERRYRFLCSSRNLTPDASWDLLVRLDGELEAESENASPDSGPLARFIEKLPELCTVKLDVDRLARVRGLASRVSKVRWELPEGIQKLAFRPMGLGEEFEQGSIAGHLREPSKFRALNGKTGDAAFLGFEKLVISPFLDDALLARLRDPWMRNLHVYSRGDQLDLLQEKTVSERRSSFKSFDERGIVESTSTGQASSDPEGFGNLAEDLSGLHAKAYFCDYDHSTYALLGSANATAAAFGTNVEFLVELRGAKKQMGVQRVIDSLKEVPFEEYGGKGGQEPSDEDQAALSLEKELRAAAAHQFLVEAQPDSLGTFAIEISHSWRSKPQFTATLRLLSLPQVTAAVVPSGGAPIQRFRAVPLADVTPYLLLTLKDPEAQLSKSTVIQGILLADLPGRLDEIVARQLNDPQKLCQFLLLFLTPEDVRIGGAAGANWQSAASASSYVSASGLFEAMVGALASPDSGPVFADLKVVMDRLLALRSDDREILELHSLWTAAVEALKMETPYDV; this is encoded by the coding sequence ATGCTTGACGCCACGAATCGGCAGGCTCTCACTCAACAGCTCCGTCCACCATCTGGCTTCCGGCTGCTACACGCCGTAGGCACGACATTCACGTTGGACATGACGAGTGCCCTTTCTGTTCCGTTAAGCTTTGTCGCGGGCAATGGCGAGGACTACACGAATTCGGTCGCCGTTCTCAGCGTCTTGCGCAAAGTCTCTGATCGCGTGGACATATTCTGCCAAGCAGGGCACATTCAAGCTCCCAAGGACGCATCAGATCTACTGGCAATGCTTGAGCCCATGGTCCACCAGGTCAGCGTCAAACGGGGTCTGTTTCACCCAAAGGTTTGGGTACTTGAATTCGAGAGAGGCACGGAACGGCGCTACCGCTTCCTATGTTCCAGCCGCAACCTGACCCCCGACGCCAGCTGGGATCTCCTAGTGCGGCTCGACGGAGAACTCGAGGCCGAGTCCGAAAACGCCAGCCCTGACAGCGGACCTCTGGCTCGATTCATCGAAAAACTGCCCGAGCTATGTACCGTAAAGCTCGACGTCGACCGGCTGGCTCGCGTACGTGGACTGGCCTCTCGAGTGTCGAAGGTGAGATGGGAGCTGCCGGAAGGTATCCAAAAACTCGCGTTTAGACCCATGGGTTTGGGTGAGGAATTCGAACAGGGTTCAATCGCAGGCCATTTGCGGGAGCCAAGTAAGTTCCGAGCCCTCAATGGAAAGACCGGCGACGCCGCCTTTCTGGGCTTCGAGAAATTAGTCATCTCTCCATTCCTGGATGACGCTCTCCTGGCCCGGTTAAGAGACCCGTGGATGCGGAATCTCCATGTGTACTCGCGCGGTGACCAGCTCGACTTACTTCAAGAAAAGACTGTGTCCGAACGTCGCAGCTCCTTCAAGTCCTTCGATGAACGCGGAATCGTTGAGTCAACAAGTACGGGCCAAGCTTCATCCGATCCGGAAGGTTTTGGAAATCTCGCCGAGGACCTATCGGGGTTGCACGCCAAGGCCTACTTCTGCGACTACGACCATTCCACCTACGCTCTGTTGGGATCGGCCAATGCCACCGCTGCGGCCTTCGGCACCAATGTCGAGTTCCTCGTAGAGTTACGGGGTGCCAAGAAACAGATGGGCGTCCAGCGCGTCATAGACAGCCTCAAGGAAGTCCCCTTCGAGGAGTACGGCGGTAAAGGCGGCCAAGAACCTTCTGACGAAGACCAAGCGGCTCTCAGCCTTGAGAAGGAGCTTCGGGCCGCAGCAGCTCATCAGTTCCTAGTCGAGGCCCAGCCGGACAGCCTAGGGACATTCGCTATCGAAATCAGCCACAGCTGGAGATCTAAACCCCAGTTCACCGCAACCCTCCGACTTCTGTCGCTCCCCCAGGTGACGGCCGCCGTCGTTCCCTCCGGCGGTGCACCAATCCAACGGTTCCGTGCAGTTCCGCTCGCTGACGTCACGCCGTACTTGTTGCTGACCTTAAAGGACCCAGAGGCACAGCTGTCCAAGAGCACAGTCATCCAAGGAATCCTGCTAGCGGACCTTCCGGGAAGGCTTGACGAAATCGTTGCGCGGCAGTTGAACGATCCTCAAAAGCTCTGCCAATTTCTGCTCCTTTTCCTAACTCCCGAAGACGTCAGGATAGGAGGGGCCGCAGGCGCAAACTGGCAATCCGCGGCGTCTGCATCTAGTTATGTTTCGGCCTCCGGTTTGTTTGAAGCCATGGTGGGAGCCCTGGCCAGCCCAGACTCCGGGCCGGTTTTCGCTGACCTCAAGGTTGTCATGGACCGCTTGCTGGCACTTAGGAGCGATGACAGGGAAATACTCGAGCTGCATTCCCTTTGGACGGCGGCGGTAGAGGCGTTGAAGATGGAGACCCCTTATGACGTTTGA
- a CDS encoding DUF6361 family protein: MPSLISWLDASTEENAKMRELVKLFGSPETTDDLGLGQLRDVISNSLFPGTSVLHAGARYMLLVPWSYLTEHRGTKNAEDLRKRSEESERRLIGRLKELGVESYIGSDAGRNVKQLPSAAYWSALRRFGIVSPEAERNSVAQLMCMKAPTSEDEDDAPYVWNPSIPAPSAGFPQSDERGLTLSHEEASWLRERIMIACPRSMLAHLVGSDASPDPRHWAPWLDPVCQTVGGEPGQWLRDAEVFSLIHNGATILYQRLISGHSRAAFAPEEDIVGQTQRLLDSWEDEREAKRGLLDGWDVDDYLTRATSLNRGINSSTAAFARSAIEAARSHAKMIDNEEFCDRVMTRERLMKKSNSRFHNERRLRAWQPPTSVTALSFRWFQVRRTVLDIHAGLATEASSDA, from the coding sequence ATGCCGTCCCTCATCTCCTGGCTTGACGCCTCCACCGAGGAAAACGCAAAGATGCGCGAGCTCGTCAAACTGTTTGGCAGCCCGGAAACCACCGACGACCTCGGGCTCGGTCAGTTGCGCGATGTCATCAGCAACAGCCTGTTTCCGGGAACGTCGGTTCTGCACGCCGGAGCTCGCTACATGCTGCTGGTGCCATGGTCATACTTGACCGAACATCGCGGGACCAAGAATGCAGAAGATCTCCGCAAACGATCTGAGGAGTCCGAGCGCCGTTTGATCGGCAGGCTCAAGGAATTGGGCGTCGAGAGCTATATTGGGAGCGATGCCGGCCGGAACGTGAAACAACTCCCTTCAGCCGCTTACTGGTCCGCCCTGCGCCGATTCGGGATTGTGAGCCCCGAGGCTGAACGAAACTCGGTCGCACAATTGATGTGCATGAAAGCGCCGACCTCCGAGGACGAGGACGATGCGCCGTACGTATGGAACCCCAGCATTCCCGCACCGTCAGCAGGCTTTCCCCAGTCCGACGAACGAGGTTTGACGCTATCTCACGAAGAGGCCAGCTGGCTTCGAGAGCGAATTATGATCGCCTGCCCAAGAAGCATGCTGGCTCATCTCGTGGGCTCCGACGCCAGCCCGGATCCGCGGCATTGGGCACCGTGGCTGGATCCCGTTTGCCAAACGGTCGGAGGCGAACCCGGCCAGTGGCTAAGGGATGCGGAAGTTTTCTCACTAATCCACAATGGTGCGACCATCCTCTACCAGCGGCTAATTAGCGGACACTCACGTGCAGCATTCGCGCCCGAAGAGGACATAGTCGGACAAACGCAACGCCTACTCGACTCTTGGGAAGATGAGCGCGAAGCCAAGCGCGGGCTCCTTGATGGCTGGGACGTAGACGACTATTTGACTCGTGCGACATCGTTGAACCGAGGCATCAACTCGAGTACAGCCGCCTTCGCGCGATCAGCGATTGAGGCTGCTAGGAGCCATGCCAAGATGATCGACAATGAGGAATTCTGCGATCGGGTCATGACGCGCGAGAGGTTGATGAAGAAGTCGAACTCCCGTTTCCATAATGAGCGCCGTCTCCGTGCTTGGCAGCCGCCGACTTCAGTGACGGCACTTAGCTTCCGTTGGTTTCAGGTGCGACGGACCGTTTTGGATATCCATGCGGGCTTGGCAACGGAGGCTTCCTCGGATGCTTGA
- a CDS encoding type I restriction endonuclease subunit R: MAQHNEVTFEDEICQALAAEGWIYEPDRKASELYDAARALVPEDVFTWLADTQPEHLGKVLKPTDSPAERDVAKNLLLDRLCKVLDKPAAKEAGMLSVLRTGFKDVAAKFEMCQFKPAMGLNPETLERYAKVRLRVIRQVHYSTVDTLKSIDLVLFVNGLPVATIELKTDFTQNINDAVEQYRKDRRPRNSENKDEPLLSFGRRALVHFAVSNDEIQMTTELKGKDTFFLPFNLGDNGSAGNPVNPKGSATSYLWEQVLQRDSWLNIIGKFLHLQISDKTNPVTGDREVRKSLLFPRYHQWDVVNQLIATARTEGPGHRYLIQHSAGSGKTNSIAWTAHQLSSLHGVDNEKIFDSVIVVTDRTVLDAQLQDAIYQIEHKSGVVVPIRGNAGSKSAELSAALAARTPIIIVTIQTFPFALKAIAESHALKGRNFAIIADEAHSSQTGSTANKLKKVLSAEELADVNDGGEFDVESYLAAEMAERADAKNISYFAFTATPKAKTLELFGRKGPDGLPQPFHLYSMQQAIEERFILDVLQNYTSYKVAYRLTHEGRDYDSDDAQVEKSEGLKSLMNWVKLHPYNISQKVQVIVEHFRANVAWRLEGKAKAMVVTGSRKEAVRYKLAIDKYIIDAGYSGLGAMVAFSGEVTADESGVEPFTEINMNPGLKGRTLPEAFSTDDYKIMLVANKFQTGFDQPLLVAMYVDKKLSGVSAVQTLSRLNRTAVGKDQTFVLDFVNDPDEILASFRPYFREAALESVSEPNVVHDLQSKLDAAQIYLDSEVDGLVKSYVLEAGNNALSGWVAPAKSRFNSRYNAAVAAGDKVAEDELDRFRKDLGSFVRAYDFLSQIVDFADTDLEKRSIYYKHLLPVLRVNDAKVALDLSGVVLAKYALKDKGQAQLQLSDEDALLKPPTEVGTGQAKDPVLVTWEEIIQQANLPFEGEELDAVAHFVEGVRRELVKNETLQKQAQNNSRSHFGSSPHLEKAVTDAVSNSMDSHYNLSLQALGDKTKMQSLLKMLSELIYEELQA; this comes from the coding sequence ATGGCTCAGCACAATGAAGTGACATTCGAGGACGAGATCTGCCAGGCCTTGGCTGCTGAGGGTTGGATCTACGAACCTGACCGCAAGGCGAGCGAGCTTTACGACGCCGCACGGGCTCTCGTCCCGGAGGACGTCTTCACTTGGCTGGCGGACACGCAGCCGGAGCATCTCGGGAAAGTCCTCAAGCCGACGGATTCCCCCGCCGAACGCGACGTCGCCAAAAACCTCCTCCTAGACCGGCTCTGCAAGGTCCTGGACAAGCCGGCGGCCAAGGAAGCCGGTATGCTCTCCGTGCTGCGCACCGGTTTCAAAGACGTCGCCGCCAAGTTCGAGATGTGCCAGTTCAAACCGGCCATGGGCCTGAACCCGGAGACGCTGGAGCGCTACGCCAAGGTCCGCCTCCGGGTGATCCGTCAGGTCCACTACTCCACGGTCGACACCCTGAAGAGCATCGATCTTGTCCTATTCGTCAACGGCCTACCGGTTGCCACAATCGAGCTCAAGACAGACTTCACTCAGAACATCAATGACGCCGTCGAGCAGTACCGCAAAGACCGTCGGCCACGGAATAGCGAGAACAAGGACGAACCCCTTCTGTCCTTCGGTCGCCGTGCGCTGGTTCACTTCGCGGTCAGCAACGACGAGATCCAGATGACCACCGAGCTCAAGGGCAAGGACACTTTCTTCCTGCCCTTCAACCTCGGTGACAACGGCAGTGCCGGAAACCCGGTCAACCCGAAGGGCTCGGCCACCAGTTACCTTTGGGAACAGGTGCTGCAGCGCGATTCTTGGCTGAACATCATCGGAAAGTTCCTGCACCTGCAGATCAGCGACAAGACCAACCCCGTCACAGGCGACCGGGAAGTCCGCAAATCTCTGCTATTCCCCCGCTACCACCAGTGGGACGTCGTCAACCAGCTCATCGCGACCGCCCGCACCGAGGGACCAGGTCACCGATACCTCATCCAGCACTCCGCCGGGTCCGGCAAGACCAACTCCATCGCATGGACCGCACACCAGCTCAGCTCCCTGCACGGTGTCGACAACGAGAAGATCTTCGACTCCGTCATTGTCGTGACAGACCGCACCGTGCTCGATGCCCAATTGCAGGACGCGATATATCAGATCGAGCACAAGTCCGGCGTCGTAGTTCCCATCCGCGGCAATGCAGGCTCGAAGTCGGCCGAACTCAGCGCCGCGTTGGCGGCCCGAACACCGATCATCATCGTCACCATCCAGACCTTCCCTTTTGCATTGAAGGCTATCGCCGAGTCCCACGCTTTGAAGGGCCGGAACTTCGCCATCATCGCGGACGAGGCACACTCCTCGCAGACTGGGTCAACAGCCAACAAGCTAAAGAAGGTCCTGTCCGCCGAAGAACTGGCTGATGTCAACGACGGCGGCGAGTTCGACGTCGAGAGCTACCTTGCTGCCGAGATGGCCGAACGCGCCGATGCCAAGAACATCAGCTACTTCGCTTTCACAGCAACGCCGAAGGCTAAGACGCTCGAGCTGTTCGGCCGCAAGGGTCCGGACGGGTTGCCGCAGCCATTTCACCTGTACTCCATGCAGCAGGCCATCGAAGAGCGCTTCATTCTCGACGTGTTGCAGAACTACACCAGCTACAAAGTGGCCTACCGGCTCACGCACGAAGGACGCGACTACGACTCGGACGACGCACAGGTAGAGAAGTCGGAGGGGCTGAAGTCGCTGATGAACTGGGTGAAACTGCATCCATACAACATCAGCCAGAAGGTCCAAGTGATCGTGGAGCATTTCCGCGCTAACGTCGCTTGGCGCCTTGAGGGCAAGGCTAAGGCCATGGTCGTTACCGGGTCCCGCAAAGAAGCCGTGCGGTACAAGCTTGCAATCGACAAGTACATCATCGACGCCGGCTACTCAGGCTTGGGGGCCATGGTCGCCTTCTCCGGCGAGGTGACCGCCGACGAATCCGGCGTCGAGCCGTTCACTGAGATCAACATGAACCCCGGTCTCAAGGGGCGCACTCTGCCCGAGGCATTCTCAACTGACGACTACAAAATCATGCTGGTTGCCAACAAATTCCAGACTGGCTTCGACCAGCCACTGCTCGTCGCGATGTACGTGGACAAGAAGCTCTCCGGGGTGTCAGCCGTGCAGACCCTGTCACGCTTGAACCGCACTGCGGTGGGCAAGGACCAGACCTTCGTCTTGGACTTCGTCAATGACCCCGACGAGATCCTCGCGTCCTTTAGGCCCTACTTCCGCGAGGCGGCGCTGGAGAGCGTCTCCGAACCCAACGTGGTGCACGATCTCCAAAGCAAGCTAGACGCTGCCCAGATCTACCTCGATTCCGAGGTGGACGGCCTGGTGAAGTCCTATGTGCTTGAAGCAGGGAACAACGCTCTCTCGGGGTGGGTCGCGCCAGCTAAGTCGCGCTTCAATAGCCGGTATAACGCAGCTGTGGCTGCGGGCGACAAAGTCGCCGAAGACGAGCTAGACCGGTTTCGCAAGGACCTCGGCTCATTTGTCCGCGCTTACGATTTCCTTTCTCAAATCGTCGACTTCGCCGACACTGATTTGGAGAAGCGATCCATTTACTACAAACACCTCCTTCCGGTCCTCCGCGTCAACGATGCCAAGGTCGCCCTGGACCTCTCCGGTGTGGTGCTTGCCAAGTACGCGCTCAAAGACAAGGGGCAGGCCCAGCTGCAGCTGTCGGACGAGGATGCCCTGCTCAAACCCCCCACTGAGGTCGGCACCGGGCAGGCCAAGGATCCGGTCCTGGTGACATGGGAAGAGATCATCCAGCAGGCCAACCTACCCTTCGAAGGCGAGGAACTCGATGCAGTAGCGCACTTCGTGGAGGGCGTCCGCCGCGAGCTCGTCAAGAACGAAACTCTCCAAAAGCAAGCCCAGAACAACTCGCGGAGCCACTTCGGCAGCAGCCCTCATCTCGAGAAGGCTGTCACCGACGCGGTATCAAATTCTATGGACAGCCACTACAACCTGAGTCTTCAGGCATTGGGCGACAAAACGAAAATGCAGTCACTGCTGAAGATGTTGAGTGAGCTGATCTACGAAGAACTGCAAGCATGA
- a CDS encoding restriction endonuclease codes for MTLPQWHGFVDPVLRVMSDGQIRRNAEIRTAVAERTRLTEEDMAEVMSSGEARWSNRINWAVFDSMKAGLLVREARGQYKISDEGLHRVSSAAEITYQTLMEYASYRAYQNTSKTPKKAALPGVEPATAASEAVIDPDPSEALEQSADQLNQVVIDEIYRNLLELSPDAFERLIPFVVRALGYGTDREDNLKPTQRSGDKGIDGIVWQDALGFDRVYLQAKRYSEGNNVGAPEVQAFSGALGQFRATKGIFITTSTFTTGARAVARETAHYTLILIDGHRLASLMFAYGVGVQIDRTVIVKKLDQDFFDSF; via the coding sequence ATGACGTTGCCTCAGTGGCATGGATTCGTTGATCCTGTTCTGCGGGTCATGTCGGATGGCCAGATCCGCCGGAATGCTGAGATCAGGACAGCCGTAGCAGAACGCACTCGTCTGACCGAAGAAGACATGGCGGAGGTGATGTCTTCCGGAGAGGCTCGTTGGTCGAACAGGATTAACTGGGCAGTCTTCGACTCCATGAAGGCCGGTTTGCTTGTGCGCGAGGCGCGCGGTCAATACAAGATCAGCGACGAGGGCCTGCACCGGGTTTCCTCAGCGGCAGAAATCACTTATCAGACCCTGATGGAATACGCGTCGTACCGCGCGTACCAAAACACGTCGAAGACACCCAAGAAGGCGGCCCTTCCCGGGGTAGAACCGGCAACCGCAGCGTCCGAAGCTGTCATCGACCCGGACCCTTCCGAGGCCCTCGAGCAGTCCGCGGACCAACTCAACCAAGTGGTCATCGACGAGATTTACCGCAACCTGCTCGAGCTCTCTCCGGACGCATTCGAGCGCCTCATCCCTTTCGTTGTGAGAGCGCTGGGCTACGGAACAGACCGCGAGGACAATCTCAAGCCCACGCAGCGTTCCGGCGACAAGGGTATAGACGGGATTGTCTGGCAGGATGCCCTGGGCTTCGACCGCGTATACCTGCAGGCCAAGCGTTATTCCGAGGGTAACAACGTTGGAGCACCCGAAGTCCAGGCGTTCAGCGGCGCTCTGGGCCAGTTTCGGGCAACCAAGGGCATCTTCATCACCACCTCGACATTCACCACCGGGGCGCGTGCCGTTGCCCGTGAAACAGCGCACTACACGCTGATACTTATCGACGGCCACCGGCTGGCGTCGCTCATGTTCGCGTACGGCGTCGGGGTCCAGATCGATCGCACTGTGATCGTGAAGAAGCTCGACCAGGACTTCTTCGACAGTTTCTAG
- a CDS encoding restriction endonuclease subunit S, with protein MSKLKRYDDYKESGIEWVGPIPAGWEIRPLFAVARANTATNEAGAESNLLSLSYGRIVRKDIAGNDGLLPASFDTYQVIGRNDIVLRLTDLQNDKRSLRSAISPERGIITSAYLALTPTTISPGFLSYLLRAYDLQKVFYSMGGGLRQSMKFSDMKWLPVILPPETTQREVIAYLDRETAQIDELVGKQERLIQMLAEKRQAIITHAVTKGLDPTAPTKPSGIPWLGDIPAHWTPSQLGTWLVHKIEGGYSPIASSIFPEEEDWGVLALGAVGRDEFFPENVKAVDPSADVPKSLEIRHGDLLLTRSNVRERVGFAAVVERPRPRTIFPDLVYRLALSSSIDKHYLACFLSSSPARAQVESSARGSSGTMPKISHDQIRAWRIPLPSLSEQKEIAEFVRSQCDRIDDITVGASTAIELLRERRSALISAAVTGKIDVREGAE; from the coding sequence GTGAGCAAGCTGAAACGGTACGACGACTACAAGGAGTCCGGCATCGAGTGGGTGGGACCTATTCCGGCGGGATGGGAAATCCGTCCTCTTTTCGCAGTAGCTCGCGCGAACACCGCGACAAACGAAGCTGGCGCCGAGTCGAACCTCTTATCCCTCAGTTATGGTCGAATTGTTCGCAAAGACATTGCAGGCAACGACGGACTATTGCCGGCATCCTTCGACACATACCAGGTTATTGGCCGCAATGACATCGTTCTTCGACTTACTGACCTTCAGAACGATAAGCGAAGTCTGCGCTCCGCGATTTCGCCGGAACGAGGCATTATCACCTCGGCGTACCTTGCTCTTACTCCCACGACCATTAGTCCCGGGTTCCTCAGCTACTTGCTGCGGGCTTACGACCTTCAGAAAGTCTTCTATTCGATGGGCGGCGGCCTGCGGCAGTCGATGAAGTTCTCTGACATGAAGTGGCTCCCGGTCATCCTGCCGCCGGAGACTACTCAACGGGAAGTCATCGCATATCTCGACCGCGAGACCGCCCAGATCGATGAGCTGGTCGGTAAGCAGGAGCGGCTCATCCAGATGCTCGCCGAGAAGCGCCAAGCCATCATCACCCACGCCGTCACCAAGGGCCTCGACCCCACCGCCCCCACCAAACCCTCCGGCATCCCTTGGCTAGGGGACATCCCGGCACATTGGACGCCCAGCCAGTTGGGCACATGGCTTGTACATAAGATTGAGGGCGGCTACAGCCCTATAGCGTCTAGCATCTTTCCTGAGGAGGAAGACTGGGGAGTCCTCGCCTTAGGGGCAGTTGGCCGGGACGAGTTCTTCCCGGAAAACGTCAAGGCAGTCGATCCGTCCGCGGACGTTCCTAAGTCCTTGGAAATTCGCCACGGTGACCTTCTTCTCACACGCTCCAATGTTCGGGAACGTGTCGGGTTTGCCGCGGTCGTCGAAAGGCCCCGGCCTCGAACCATTTTTCCTGACCTTGTCTACAGACTCGCCCTGAGCTCCTCAATTGATAAGCATTACCTGGCGTGCTTTTTGTCGTCCTCGCCAGCTCGGGCGCAGGTCGAAAGTTCGGCTCGGGGTTCATCAGGAACAATGCCCAAAATCTCGCACGATCAAATCAGAGCCTGGCGGATACCGCTTCCATCGCTCAGCGAGCAGAAGGAAATCGCGGAGTTCGTCCGGTCACAATGCGATCGTATTGACGACATTACCGTGGGCGCTTCCACTGCCATAGAGCTTCTTCGCGAGCGCAGATCCGCTCTTATCTCTGCTGCCGTCACAGGCAAAATTGACGTTCGAGAAGGAGCAGAATAG
- a CDS encoding class I SAM-dependent DNA methyltransferase: MASNNNANLVWSIANILRGTYKPAQYGSVILPFTILRRLDCVLETTKAAVLAEQEAKKDLNIPLDTFLQKASGHSFFNTSKFNFAKLLDDPTNIKANVLNYVQDFSENTRDIFERFEFYKTLEKLDSADLLYHVTKDFASIDLHPATISNIEMGLMFEELIRRFAETSNETAGEHFTPREVIQLMVQLLLNYDDDVLTKEGIVRSIYDPTAGTGGMLTVAQEHLHGLNPSASLVAYGQEINDESYAICKSDLLIKGQDISKISVGDTLANDQNIGQQFDFMLSNPPFGVEWKKIQPQIQKEHELHGFEGRFGPGLPRVSDGSLLFLLHLVRKMRPAQDGGSRIGIVLNGSPLFTGGAGSGESEIRKYLIENDLVEAIIALPTDMFYNTGIATYIWVLSNSKKQKHPERVGRIQLINGVDFFQKMRKSLGSKRKELGTKDIAKLVQLYGAFEDDGETSKIFNNQDFGYSTITVERPLKLNFACAPQRVGDVMAQKPVEKLSDDDRQLLEKTLTRLGEDETKLWKNREAFIKFLKPALASAGLKLGAPAQKAVLAGLSERDETADVCKGPKGTLEADTDLRDTENVPLGEDIQAYFEREVLPHVPNAWIDASKTKVGYEIPFTRHFYKYVAPRSLGEIDSDLNKLISEITSLLAEVEK, translated from the coding sequence GTGGCTAGCAATAACAACGCCAACTTGGTGTGGAGCATCGCGAACATCCTACGGGGTACCTACAAGCCGGCTCAGTACGGCTCGGTGATTCTCCCGTTCACTATTCTCCGTCGCCTCGACTGCGTCCTCGAAACAACCAAAGCCGCCGTGCTTGCGGAGCAGGAAGCCAAGAAGGACCTGAACATCCCACTGGATACCTTCCTCCAGAAGGCGTCCGGCCACAGCTTCTTCAACACCTCCAAGTTCAACTTCGCCAAGCTCCTGGATGACCCCACCAACATCAAGGCGAACGTCCTCAACTACGTCCAGGACTTCTCGGAGAACACCCGGGACATCTTCGAACGCTTCGAGTTCTACAAGACACTCGAAAAGCTGGACAGCGCCGACCTTCTCTATCACGTCACCAAGGACTTCGCCTCAATCGACCTTCACCCTGCGACAATCAGTAACATCGAGATGGGTCTCATGTTCGAGGAACTCATCCGCCGCTTCGCAGAAACCTCCAACGAGACTGCTGGCGAGCACTTCACGCCGCGTGAGGTCATCCAGCTCATGGTCCAGCTTCTGCTGAACTACGACGACGACGTCCTCACCAAAGAAGGCATCGTTCGTTCCATTTACGACCCCACCGCCGGAACAGGTGGAATGCTCACCGTCGCCCAGGAACACCTCCATGGGCTTAACCCCAGCGCCTCATTGGTCGCGTACGGCCAGGAAATCAACGATGAGTCCTACGCCATCTGTAAGTCCGACCTCCTTATCAAGGGTCAGGACATCTCCAAGATTTCCGTCGGTGACACCCTCGCCAACGACCAAAACATTGGCCAACAGTTTGACTTCATGCTCTCCAACCCGCCCTTCGGCGTGGAGTGGAAGAAGATCCAGCCGCAGATCCAGAAAGAGCACGAGCTCCATGGTTTCGAGGGCCGCTTCGGCCCGGGGCTCCCCCGCGTAAGTGACGGCTCCCTGCTGTTTCTCCTGCATTTAGTCCGCAAGATGCGCCCCGCGCAGGATGGCGGCTCCCGGATTGGCATCGTCCTAAACGGCTCCCCACTGTTCACCGGCGGTGCAGGCTCTGGTGAATCCGAGATCCGCAAGTACCTGATCGAGAACGACCTCGTGGAGGCCATCATCGCGCTGCCCACGGACATGTTCTACAACACCGGCATCGCCACCTATATCTGGGTCCTCTCGAACAGCAAGAAGCAAAAGCACCCGGAGCGCGTCGGCAGAATCCAGCTCATCAACGGTGTCGACTTCTTCCAGAAGATGCGTAAGAGCCTCGGCTCCAAGCGCAAGGAACTGGGCACCAAGGACATCGCCAAGCTGGTCCAGCTCTACGGCGCCTTTGAGGACGACGGCGAGACCTCCAAGATCTTCAATAACCAGGACTTCGGATACTCAACCATCACTGTGGAGCGTCCGTTGAAGCTTAACTTCGCTTGCGCGCCCCAGCGGGTCGGCGATGTAATGGCACAGAAACCCGTCGAGAAACTGTCCGATGACGACCGGCAGCTTCTCGAGAAAACACTCACCCGGCTCGGCGAAGATGAAACGAAGCTCTGGAAGAACCGTGAGGCTTTCATCAAGTTCCTCAAGCCGGCCCTCGCCAGCGCCGGCCTCAAGCTCGGCGCTCCTGCCCAGAAAGCAGTCCTAGCAGGGCTCTCCGAACGCGACGAAACCGCCGACGTCTGCAAGGGCCCCAAGGGCACGCTCGAAGCGGACACCGACCTCCGCGACACCGAAAACGTACCGCTGGGTGAAGATATCCAGGCCTACTTCGAACGGGAGGTCCTCCCCCACGTTCCCAACGCCTGGATCGACGCGTCCAAGACCAAAGTCGGCTACGAGATCCCCTTCACTCGACACTTCTACAAGTACGTCGCGCCACGCTCATTGGGCGAGATCGACTCCGATCTAAACAAGCTCATCAGCGAGATCACGTCTTTACTGGCAGAGGTCGAAAAGTGA